A genome region from Nycticebus coucang isolate mNycCou1 chromosome 22, mNycCou1.pri, whole genome shotgun sequence includes the following:
- the RAD54L gene encoding DNA repair and recombination protein RAD54-like: MRRSLAPSQLAKRKPEARSSDDEDWQPGVVTPKKRKSRSETQIQECFLSPFRKPLSQLTSRPLCLDSSQHEAFIRSILSKPFKVPIPNYQGPLGSRALGLKRAGVRRALHDPLEEGALVLYEPPLLSVHDQLKHDKENLPVHVVVDPILSKVLRPHQREGVKFLWECVTSRRIPGSHGCIMADEMGLGKTLQCITLMWTLLRQSPECKPEIDKVVVVSPSSLVKNWYNEVGKWLGGRIQPLAIDGGSKDEIDRKLEGFMNQHGARVPSPILIISYETFRLHVGVLQKGSVGLVICDEGHRLKNSENQTYQALDSLNTSRRVLISGTPIQNDLLEYFSLVHFVNSGILGTAHEFKKHFELPILKGRDAAASEADRQLGEERLQELTSIVNRCLIRRTSDILSKYLPVKIEEVVCCRLTPLQTELYKRFLRQAKPAEELREGKISVSSLSSITSLKKLCNHPALIYDKCVEEEAGFEGALDIFPPDYSSKGLEPQLSGKMLVLDYILAVTRSRSSDKVVLVSNYTQTLDLFEKLCRARRYLYVRLDGTMSIKKRAKVVERFNSPSSPDFVFMLSSKAGGCGLNLIGANRLVMFDPDWNPANDEQAMARVWRDGQKKTCYIYRLLSAGTIEEKIFQRQSHKKALSSCVVDEEQDVERHFSLGELKELFILEEASLSDTHDRLHCRRCVNGRQVFPPPDGSDCTSDLAQWNHCTDKRGLQDEVLQAAWDATSTAITFVFHQRSHEEQRGLR; this comes from the exons gaAGCATTTATTCGAAGCATTTTATCAAAGCCTTTTAAAGTGCCTATTCCAAATTATCAAG GTCCTCTGGGCTCTCGAGCACTGGGCCTGAAAAGAGCTGGGGTCCGCCGGGCCCTCCATGACCCCCTGGAGGAAGGTGCCTTGGTTCTGTATGAGCCTCCCCTGCTGAGTGTCCATGACCAGCTGAAGCATGACAA GGAAAATCTCCCTGTCCATGTGGTTGTTGATCCTATTCTGAGTAAGGTTTTGCGGCCTCATCAGAGAGAG GGAGTGAAGTTCCTCTGGGAGTGTGTCACCAGTCGGCGCATCCCTGGCAGCCATGGCTGCATCATGGCTGATGAGATGGGCCTGGGAAAGACACTGCAGTGCATCACGTTGATGTGGACGCTCTTGCGCCAGAGTCCAGAGTGCAAGCCAGAAATAGAcaaggtggtggtggtgtctCCTTCCAGCCTGGTGAAGAACTGGTACAATGAGGTTGGAAAATGGCTTGGTGGAAGAATCCAGCCTCTGGCCATCGATGGGGGATCTAAGGATGAGATAGACCGAAAGCTGG AAGGCTTCATGAACCAGCATGGAGCCAGAGTACCTTCTCCCATCCTCATCATTTCCTATGAGACCTTCCGCCTTCATGTTGGAGTCCTCCAGAAAGGAAGTGTTGGTCTGGTCATCTGTGATGAG GGACACAGGCTGAAGAACTCCGAGAATCAGACTTACCAGGCTCTGGATAGCTTGAATACCAGTCGGCGGGTGCTCATCTCTGGGACCCCCATCCAGAATGACCTACTTGAGTATTTCAGCTTGgtacattttgttaattcagGCATCCTAG GGACTGCCCATGAGTTCAAGAAGCATTTTGAACTGCCAATTTTGAAGGGTCGAGATGCAGCTGCCAGTGAGGCAGATAGGCAGCTAGGAGAGGAGCGACTGCAGGAGCTCACCAGCATTGTGAATAG GTGCCTGATACGGAGGACATCTGATATTCTTTCTAAATACCTGCCTGTGAAGATTGAGGAGGTGGTTTGTTGTAG GCTGACACCCCTTCAGACTGAGTTATACAAGAGGTTTCTGAGACAAGCTAAGCCAGCAGAAGAATTGCGTGAGGGCAAGATCAGTGTGTCTTCCCTTTCTTCTATCACCTCGCTAAAGAAGCTTTGTAATC atccAGCTCTAATCTATGACAAGTGTGTGGAAGAGGAAGCTGGCTTTGAGGGTGCCTTGGACATATTCCCCCCTGATTATAGCTCTAAGGGCCTAGAGCCCCAGCTGTCAG GTAAGATGCTGGTCCTTGATTATATTCTGGCAGTGACCCGAAGCCGCAGCAGTGACAAAGTTGTGCTGGTGTCTAATTACACTCAGACATTGGATCTCTTTGAGAAGCTCTGCCGGGCTCGAAG GTACTTATATGTCCGCCTGGATGGCACAATGTCCATTAAGAAGCGAGCCAAGGTTGTAGAACGCTTCAATAGTCCATCG AGCCCCGACTTTGTCTTCATGCTGAGCAGCAAAGCTGGAGGCTGTGGCCTTAACCTCATTGGGGCTAACCGGCTAGTCATGTTTGACCCTGACTGGAACCCGGCCAATGATGAACAAGCTATGGCCCGGGTCTGGCGTGATGGTCAAAAGAAGACCTGCTATATCTACCGCCTGCTGTCT gcAGGAACCATCGAGGAGAAGATCTTCCAGCGTCAAAGCCACAAGAAGGCACTGAGCAGCTGTGTGGTGGATGAGGAGCAGGATGTAGAGCGGCACTTCTCTCTGGGCGAGTTGAAGGAGCTGTTTATCCTGGAGGAGGCTAGCCTCAGTGATACACATGACAG GTTGCATTGCCGCCGTTGTGTCAACGGCCGCCAGGTCTTTCCACCCCCTGATGGTTCTGACTGTACTTCAGACCTCGCTCAGTGGAACCATTGCACTGATAAGCGTGGGCTCCAGGATGAGGTACTCCAAGCTGCCTGGGATGCTACCTCCACTGCCATCACCTTCGTCTTCCACCAGCGTTCCCATGAGGAGCAGCGGGGGCTCCGCTGA
- the LRRC41 gene encoding leucine-rich repeat-containing protein 41 encodes MAALEAWRAQSCWFCEVAAATTMEATSREAAPAKSSASGPNAPPALFELCGRAVSAHMGVLESGVWALPGPILQSILPLLNIYYLERIEETALKKGLSTQAIWRRLWDELMKTRPSSLESVTCWRAKFMEAFFSHVLRGTIDVSSDRRLCDQRFSPLLHSSRHVRQLTICNMLQGATELVAEPNRRVLETLASSLHTLKFRHPLFSDVAAQQSLRQLLHQLIHHGAVNQVSLYNWPVPESAFFILILTMSAGFWQPGLGGSPCRLCGEASRGRAPSRDEGSLLLGSRRPRRDAAERCAAALMATRRKSEAKQIPRAAPTTRVTRRSTQESLTAGGTDPKRELYPPATSHEAPGTKRPPSTPATTSFASASSSTSSFKRAPASLAPQPKPLKRFKRAAGKKGTRTRQGSGAESEDLYDFVFIVAGEKEDGEEMEIGEVACGALDGSDPSCLGLPALEASQRFRSISTLELFTVPLSMEAALTLCHLLSSWVSLESLTLSYNGLGSNIFRLLDSLRALSGQAGCRLRALHLSDLFSPLPILELTRAIVRALPLLRVLSIRVDHPSQRDNPAVPGNTGPPSHIVGDEEIPENCLEQLEMGFPRGAQPAPLLCSVLKASGSLQQLSLDSATFASPQDFGLVLQTLKEHNLALKRLSFHDMNLADCQSEVLFLLQNLTLQEITFSFCRLFEKRPAQFLPEMVAAMKGNSTLKGLRLPGNRLGNAGLLALADVFSEDSSSSLCQLDISSNCIKPDGLLEFAKRLERWGRGAFGHLRLFQNWLDQDAVTAREAIRRLRATCHVVSDSWDSSQAFADYVSTM; translated from the exons ATGGCGGCGCTCGAGGCCTGGCGCGCCCAGAGTTGCTGGTTCTGTGAGGTAGCGGCGGCAACGACCATGGAGGCCACGTCCCGGGAGGCGGCGCCAGCGAAGAGCTCGGCTTCGGGCCCCAACGCTCCCCCCGCCCTGTTCGAGCTGTGCGGGCGGGCGGTGAGCGCCCATATGGGGGTTCTGGAGAGCGGGGTGTGGG CCCTCCCAGGCCCAATACTTCAAAGCATCTTACCTCTGCTCAATATATATTACTTGGAGAGGATTGAGGAAACTGCCCTCAAGAAAG GCCTCTCTACTCAGGCCATCTGGCGCCGACTCTGGGATGAGCTGATGAAGACAAGGCCTTCTAGTTTGGAA AGTGTGACTTGCTGGCGAGCGAAGTTTATGGAGGCTTTTTTTTCCCATGTTCTACGTGGGACCATTGATGTGTCTTCTGACAGGCGTCTTTGTGACCAGAGATTCTCGCCTCTTCTGCACAGCTCCCGCCATGTCCGACAGCTCACTATCTGCAACATGCTACAGGGTGCAACTGAGCTGGTGGCTGAGCCCAACCGCAGGGTTCTGGAGACCCTGGCCAGTTCCCTGCATACCCTCAAGTTCCGCCACCCACTGTTCTCTGATGTGGCTGCTCAGCAGTCACTTCGGCAGCTGTTGCATCAGCTCATTCACCATGGGGCTGTCAACCAAGTGTCGCTGTACAACTGGCCTGTGCCAGAGTCAGCCTTTTTTATTCTTATCCTTACCATGAGTGCTGGCTTCTGGCAGCCAGGCCTTGGTGGCTCACCCTGCCGCCTCTGTGGAGAGGCCTCCCGAGGCCGGGCCCCATCCCGAGATGAAGGGTCCCTCTTGCTAGGCTCACGCCGGCCTCGCCGAGATGCTGCTGAGCGATGTGCTGCAGCCCTGATGGCCACCCGGCGGAAGAGTGAAGCCAAGCAGATACCCAGAGCTGCACCTACCACTAGGGTTACACGCCGGAGCACACAAGAGAGCCTGACAGCAGGCGGGACAGACCCTAAGAGGGAGCTGTACCCTCCAGCCACCTCCCATGAGGCTCCTGGCACCAAGCGACCACCCTCTACTCCAGCCACCACTTCCTTCGCCTCTGCCTCCTCTTCCACATCCTCATTCAAACGAGCTCCAGCTAGCTTGGCCCCACAGCCTAAGCCCCTAAAGCGTTTCAAGCGAGCTGCAGGGAAGAAGGGTACTCGCACCCGTCAGGGGTCTGGTGCAGAGTCTGAAGACCTatatgactttgtttttattgtggctGGTGAGAAGGAGGATGGTGAAGAGATGGAGATTGGGGAAGTGGCTTGCGGAGCTTTGGATGGTTCAGATCCCAGCTGCCTGGGGCTTCCAGCACTGGAAGCCTCCCAGAGATTCCGTAGCATCTCTACCTTGGAGCTATTCACAGTTCCTCTTTCCATGGAGGCAGCCCTGACACTATGCCACCTGCTGAGCTCCTGGGTGTCTCTGGAGAGCCTCACACTCTCCTACAACG GCCTAGGCTCTAATATCTTCCGCCTACTGGACAGTCTGCGGGCCCTGTCAGGTCAGGCTGGATGCCGCCTCCGTGCCCTGCATCTCAGTGACCTGTTCTCACCACTGCCCATCTTGGAGCTGACACGTGCCATCGTGCGAGCCCTGCCTCTGCTACGGGTCCTTTCTATTCGTGTTGACCACCCAAGCCAGCGGGACAACCCTGCTGTGCCAGGGAACACTGGGCCCCCTAGCCACATAGTTGGGGATGAGGAGATACCAG AAAACTGCCTGGAGCAGCTGGAGATGGGATTTCCAAGGGGAGCCCAGCCAGCCCCACTGCTCTGCTCTGTACTGAAGGCCTCAGGTTCTCTGCAGCAGCTGTCCCTGGATAGCGCCACCTTTGCCTCTCCCCAGGATTTTGGGCTTGTGTTGCAGACACTCAAAG AGCACAACCTAGCCCTGAAGAGACTGAGCTTCCATGACATGAATCTGGCTGACTGTCAGAGTGAGGTGCTCTTTTTGCTACAGAATCTGACTCTTCAAG AGATTACCTTCTCCTTCTGCCGTCTGTTTGAAAAGCGCCCAGCTCAATTTCTGCCTGAGATGGTTGCTGCTATGAAGGGCAACTCCACACTGAAGGGCCTTCGGCTGCCAGGGAACCGCCTGG ggaATGCTGGCCTACTGGCCCTGGCAGATGTTTTCTCAGAGGATtcatcctcctctctctgtcAGCTGGACATCAG TTCCAACTGCATCAAGCCAGATGGGCTTCTGGAATTTGCCAAGCGGCTGGAGCGCTGGGGCCGTGGAGCCTTTGGTCACCTGCGCCTCTTCCAGAACTGGCTGGATCAGGATGCAGTCACAGCCAGGGAAGCCATCCGGCGACTCCGGGCCACCTGCCATGTGGTTAGCGACTCGTGGGACTCATCCCAGGCCTTTGCAGATTATGTCAGCACCATGTGA